In a single window of the Nodularia spumigena CCY9414 genome:
- a CDS encoding cytochrome P450, with protein METTNSQTQNKLPLPPGNLGLPLIGETISFLRDPEFAEQRYQQYGPIFKTHLFGQPTIMMIGAEANRFLFSNENQNFTISWPDSTKTLLGPASLALQTGGTHQKRRKLLSQAFQPRALAGYTSKMEEITHNYLHKWQRMGTFKWYPELRNYTFDVACKLLIGTDAASDSHFGELFEEWCAGLFTIPINLPWTKFGRALRCRQQLLVKIEEIILQRQQQPHSDADALGLLLQAEDEDGNRLSLAELKDQVLLLLFAGHETLTSAIASFCLQLAQHPEVLAQALAEQQQLAIEESLTLEHLKQMQYLDQVLKEVLRTIPPVGGGFRRVIQSSEFNGYQIPEGWSVLYQIGKTHQDSSTYTEPESFDPQRFAPERVEDKQKPFGYVPFGGGVRECLGKEFAKLEMKLFAALLIREYHWELVPGQNLDLIMVPTPHPRDDLQVNFSTQRGAEGSAKVRGVLDLGGEVAM; from the coding sequence ATGGAAACCACTAATTCCCAGACTCAAAATAAACTACCGCTTCCCCCTGGCAATTTGGGGCTACCTTTGATTGGCGAAACAATTAGCTTTTTGCGTGACCCAGAATTTGCTGAACAGCGATACCAGCAATACGGACCCATCTTCAAAACTCATTTATTTGGACAACCTACAATTATGATGATTGGGGCTGAGGCTAATCGTTTTTTATTCAGCAATGAAAACCAAAATTTTACGATAAGTTGGCCTGATAGTACGAAAACTCTGCTAGGGCCAGCATCTTTAGCATTACAAACAGGAGGTACACACCAAAAGCGCCGCAAGTTGCTTTCCCAAGCCTTTCAACCAAGGGCGTTAGCTGGGTATACAAGCAAAATGGAGGAAATTACCCACAATTATTTACATAAATGGCAACGCATGGGTACTTTCAAATGGTATCCTGAATTGAGAAATTATACCTTTGATGTGGCTTGCAAGTTACTCATAGGAACAGATGCGGCATCTGATAGCCATTTTGGTGAGTTATTTGAAGAGTGGTGTGCGGGTTTATTCACTATTCCCATAAATTTACCTTGGACTAAGTTTGGTCGGGCGTTGCGTTGTCGTCAGCAGCTATTGGTCAAAATTGAAGAAATTATCCTGCAACGTCAACAACAGCCTCATTCCGATGCAGATGCTTTGGGGCTGCTTCTACAAGCCGAAGACGAAGATGGAAATCGCCTCAGCTTGGCAGAACTCAAAGACCAAGTGCTATTATTGCTGTTTGCTGGTCATGAAACATTGACTTCAGCGATCGCCTCTTTTTGTTTACAATTAGCACAGCATCCCGAAGTATTAGCACAAGCTCTCGCCGAACAACAGCAATTGGCTATTGAGGAATCTTTGACACTAGAACATCTCAAGCAGATGCAATATCTAGACCAAGTACTCAAGGAAGTTTTGCGAACTATTCCGCCCGTGGGTGGAGGCTTTCGGCGGGTTATCCAGTCATCTGAATTTAATGGCTACCAGATTCCTGAAGGTTGGTCTGTGCTTTACCAGATAGGTAAAACACATCAAGATAGCAGTACATATACTGAACCAGAAAGCTTTGACCCCCAACGCTTTGCACCAGAACGGGTTGAGGATAAACAAAAACCCTTTGGTTATGTACCATTTGGTGGGGGTGTGCGCGAATGTCTGGGTAAGGAGTTTGCCAAGTTGGAGATGAAGTTATTTGCTGCTCTTTTGATTCGTGAGTATCATTGGGAATTAGTCCCAGGACAAAATCTGGATTTAATTATGGTTCCTACGCCCCATCCTCGTGATGATTTACAAGTTAATTTTTCAACGCAAAGGGGCGCGGAGGGAAGCGCAAAGGTTCGCGGAGTGTTAGATTTGGGTGGTGAAGTTGCCATGTAG
- a CDS encoding carotenoid oxygenase family protein encodes MQTLKTEENLSPEKSYTREDWQGGYKSLTQEYDYWIDDVEGQIPPELQGTLFRNGPGLLDINGQSIHHPFDGDGMISRISFANGRAHFRNRFIRTEGYLAEQKAGKILHRGVFGTQKPGGWLANIFDFKIKNIANTNVIYWGGKLLALWEAAEPHQLDPNTLETLGKEYFNGVLSTGEAFSAHPRFDPSCNQDGGAPCLVNFSIKPGLSTTITIFELNPDGKVVRKHAHSVPGFCFIHDFVITPNYCIFFQNPVTFNPIPLALGIRAAGECIKFQPNQPTQIIVIPRHTQTGIKILETQAGFVFHHANAFEVDNEIVIDSICYETLPEVEPKSDFRQVNFEAISPGQLWRFHVNLDNGNLCSQIIESRCCEFPSINTELVGRDYQYLYIGAAHGETGNAPLQALLKIDLKSGERQLWSAAPRGFIGEPIFVPRPDAKKEDDGWVLSLVYDATHHRSDLVILDASDFNKGAVAKLHLKHHIPYGLHGNFTTQI; translated from the coding sequence ATGCAGACCTTAAAAACAGAAGAAAATTTAAGTCCCGAAAAATCCTATACTCGTGAAGATTGGCAAGGAGGATATAAATCCCTAACCCAAGAATATGATTATTGGATTGATGATGTAGAAGGACAAATTCCCCCAGAACTACAAGGGACATTGTTTAGAAATGGCCCCGGTTTACTCGATATCAATGGACAATCGATTCATCACCCCTTTGATGGTGATGGTATGATTAGCCGCATCAGCTTTGCGAATGGTCGCGCCCATTTCCGTAACCGCTTTATCCGCACAGAAGGCTATTTAGCAGAACAAAAAGCCGGAAAAATCCTGCACAGAGGTGTCTTTGGTACACAAAAACCCGGCGGTTGGTTAGCGAATATTTTCGACTTCAAAATTAAAAATATTGCTAATACTAACGTTATCTATTGGGGTGGTAAACTTTTAGCACTTTGGGAAGCAGCAGAACCCCATCAACTTGACCCCAATACATTGGAAACGTTAGGAAAAGAATATTTCAATGGTGTACTTTCAACAGGTGAAGCTTTCAGCGCCCATCCCCGCTTTGACCCTAGTTGTAACCAAGACGGTGGCGCACCTTGTCTGGTAAATTTCTCCATCAAACCCGGACTATCCACCACAATTACGATATTTGAACTCAACCCAGACGGTAAAGTTGTGAGAAAACACGCTCATAGTGTTCCGGGTTTCTGTTTCATCCACGATTTTGTCATTACTCCCAATTACTGTATCTTCTTTCAAAATCCCGTCACCTTTAACCCCATACCTTTAGCCTTGGGAATACGTGCGGCTGGAGAATGTATCAAATTTCAGCCAAATCAACCCACCCAAATTATAGTGATTCCCCGTCACACTCAAACAGGGATAAAAATTCTCGAAACTCAGGCTGGTTTTGTGTTCCACCACGCAAATGCTTTTGAAGTTGATAATGAAATCGTCATTGACTCGATTTGTTACGAAACACTCCCAGAAGTCGAGCCAAAAAGCGATTTTCGCCAAGTGAACTTTGAAGCAATATCACCTGGACAACTGTGGCGCTTCCATGTTAATCTTGATAATGGAAACCTATGTTCACAAATAATTGAAAGTCGTTGTTGTGAATTCCCCAGTATAAATACTGAACTTGTCGGACGAGATTACCAATATTTATACATAGGCGCAGCACATGGGGAAACAGGTAACGCGCCCCTGCAAGCATTACTAAAAATCGATTTAAAGTCAGGCGAAAGACAACTGTGGAGCGCTGCGCCCCGTGGTTTCATCGGTGAGCCGATATTTGTCCCCCGCCCAGATGCAAAAAAAGAAGATGACGGCTGGGTACTATCCTTAGTATATGATGCTACACACCATCGCTCAGACTTAGTAATATTAGATGCCAGCGATTTTAATAAAGGCGCAGTAGCCAAACTACACCTCAAACATCATATTCCCTATGGACTACATGGCAACTTCACCACCCAAATCTAA
- a CDS encoding folate/biopterin family MFS transporter gives MLIDFPGLTKVKDSVKEKIFFGHEPSAELIAILTVYFVQGILGLARLAVSFFLKDELLLSPAQVSALLGIVALPWIIKPVFGFISDGLPIFGYRRRPYLILSGLLGAISWVCLATIVHSSWAATLAIALGSLSVAVSDVIVDSLVVERARAESQAAAGSLQSLCWGASAFGGLLTAYFSGVLLEHFTTRTVFWITASFPLIVSAVAWLIAETPVSKNTQDNHSNNPLSTKHQLKQLRQAVTQKAIWLPTAFVFVWLATPTADSAFFFFSTNELHFQPEFLGRVRLVTSGASLIGIWIFQRFLKSVSFRKIFAWSTVLSSALGMTMLLLVTHTNRTLGIDDHWFSLGDSLILTVMGQIAYMPVLVLAARLCPPGVEATLFAVLMSVSNLANMVSYEFGAIIMHWLGITETNFELLWLLVIITNLSTLLPLPFIRWLPANDPQADLPTLQPAAVTNEEESLLPNLVP, from the coding sequence ATGCTGATTGACTTCCCTGGCTTGACCAAAGTAAAGGACTCAGTTAAAGAAAAAATTTTCTTCGGTCATGAACCCAGCGCCGAGTTAATTGCTATTCTTACCGTCTACTTTGTCCAAGGAATTTTAGGGTTGGCGCGTCTAGCTGTCAGCTTTTTTCTCAAAGATGAACTGCTACTGAGTCCGGCTCAAGTGTCCGCACTATTGGGAATTGTAGCCTTACCTTGGATAATCAAACCAGTGTTTGGCTTTATTTCCGATGGCTTACCCATATTCGGCTACCGTCGCCGACCATATTTAATCCTCTCTGGGTTATTAGGAGCGATTTCTTGGGTATGTTTAGCCACCATAGTTCATAGTAGCTGGGCAGCTACACTGGCGATCGCCCTTGGTTCACTTTCCGTCGCAGTCAGTGATGTCATAGTTGACTCATTAGTTGTGGAAAGAGCCAGAGCAGAATCCCAAGCAGCAGCCGGTTCATTACAATCTTTGTGCTGGGGTGCTTCCGCATTTGGCGGTTTACTCACCGCTTACTTTAGCGGAGTGCTGCTAGAACATTTCACCACCCGCACCGTATTTTGGATTACCGCCTCATTTCCCCTCATCGTTTCCGCAGTAGCTTGGTTAATCGCCGAAACCCCCGTCAGCAAAAACACCCAAGATAATCACAGCAATAATCCTCTTAGCACCAAACATCAACTCAAACAACTGCGCCAAGCAGTCACCCAAAAAGCCATTTGGCTACCCACAGCCTTTGTATTTGTCTGGTTAGCCACCCCCACAGCAGATTCCGCCTTCTTCTTCTTCAGCACCAACGAACTACACTTTCAACCAGAATTTTTAGGACGGGTAAGACTGGTAACAAGTGGCGCTTCCTTAATTGGAATTTGGATTTTTCAACGCTTCCTAAAAAGTGTATCATTCCGCAAGATTTTTGCTTGGAGTACAGTGCTTTCCTCAGCCTTGGGAATGACAATGCTGCTGCTGGTGACTCATACCAACCGAACATTAGGTATAGATGACCACTGGTTTAGCTTAGGAGATAGCCTCATCCTCACCGTCATGGGACAAATCGCCTATATGCCAGTATTAGTATTAGCAGCGAGATTATGTCCCCCAGGAGTAGAAGCCACATTATTTGCTGTACTCATGTCCGTTTCTAACTTAGCAAATATGGTTTCTTATGAATTTGGAGCCATCATCATGCACTGGTTAGGTATCACTGAAACTAACTTTGAATTACTGTGGTTATTAGTAATTATCACAAACCTCAGTACACTATTACCATTACCCTTCATTCGTTGGCTACCTGCTAACGACCCGCAAGCCGATTTACCAACATTACAACCAGCTGCGGTAACAAATGAAGAAGAATCATTGTTACCCAACTTAGTACCCTAA
- a CDS encoding bifunctional serine/threonine-protein kinase/formylglycine-generating enzyme family protein: MPTTGTILRQRYKIIYILGSGGFGDTYLAEDIDLPNHPKCVVKHLKANSNPAVLEIVRRLFDSEAKVLYRLGNDSDQIPRLFAHFEEQGEFYLVQEFVDGQDLSKEISPGKKLSETEVTKLLQEILEVLAVVHKKNIIHRDIKPANLMRRRQDRKIVLIDFGAVKEINTVMVNSQGQTSVSVVIGTNGYMPSEQTAGQPKLCSDVYAVGMLGIYALTGRQPHELPKDPTDGEVIWRNYANVSDKLAGVLNKMVSYHFRDRYFSAEVALQALQPSQPPPQIAPTQLNPPSPQQLQPQPQRRQPPPQPTSDLSRRQVIKTAGWLAGGFGLAVIGNRLLFPSDSGDITTTTPVTSEIPPVVVETPSPSQPSTPSNSVETFSFETVTVNVQGNITNRRNLQAEYFEENLGNGVSLEMVQIPGGTFTMGSPPEEAARDDDEGPQRQVRVPGFFMGKYAVTQAQYQAIMGTNPANFKGEKRPVETVSWDEAVEFCEKLSQKTGKTYRLPSEAEWEYACRAGTTTPFYFGETITTDLVNYDGNFPYASAPKGEYREQTTNVGNFPPNSFGLYDMHGNIWEWCQDIYNSSYQGAPIDGTPWLNGSDNNTKLLRGGSWLDLARTCRSANRYWVARALRYNRVGFRVVAVAVA; the protein is encoded by the coding sequence ATGCCTACGACTGGTACAATCCTCCGTCAACGCTATAAAATCATCTACATCTTAGGAAGTGGCGGATTTGGCGACACCTATTTAGCAGAAGATATAGATTTACCCAACCATCCCAAGTGTGTAGTCAAACACCTCAAGGCCAACTCCAACCCCGCAGTATTAGAAATTGTTAGAAGATTATTTGATAGCGAAGCGAAGGTGTTATACCGTTTAGGTAATGATAGCGACCAGATACCCCGACTATTTGCCCACTTTGAAGAACAAGGTGAATTTTATTTAGTCCAAGAATTTGTAGATGGACAGGACTTAAGCAAAGAAATCAGTCCTGGTAAAAAGTTGAGTGAAACAGAAGTCACCAAACTATTACAAGAAATTTTGGAAGTATTAGCAGTAGTTCACAAAAAAAATATCATCCACCGCGACATCAAACCCGCAAACTTAATGCGTCGCCGTCAAGATAGGAAAATAGTGTTAATTGACTTTGGTGCAGTCAAAGAAATAAACACCGTGATGGTGAATAGCCAAGGTCAAACTAGTGTTAGCGTTGTCATTGGAACTAATGGCTATATGCCAAGTGAACAAACAGCCGGACAACCAAAATTATGCAGCGATGTTTACGCAGTGGGGATGTTGGGAATTTATGCTTTAACAGGGAGACAACCCCACGAACTACCAAAAGACCCCACTGATGGTGAAGTGATTTGGCGTAATTATGCAAATGTCAGTGACAAACTGGCAGGTGTTTTAAATAAGATGGTGAGTTATCACTTTCGAGATAGATATTTTTCAGCAGAGGTAGCATTGCAAGCCCTCCAGCCGTCACAGCCACCGCCACAGATAGCACCGACACAACTAAATCCACCATCACCTCAACAGCTACAGCCACAACCACAACGACGACAACCACCCCCACAGCCAACATCTGATTTGTCACGCCGTCAGGTAATTAAAACTGCGGGATGGTTAGCTGGGGGATTTGGTTTGGCTGTTATCGGGAATCGGTTGTTATTTCCCTCTGATTCTGGAGATATTACTACTACAACTCCGGTGACAAGTGAAATTCCACCAGTAGTTGTAGAAACTCCTTCTCCTTCCCAACCTTCTACTCCCTCAAATAGCGTGGAAACCTTTTCCTTTGAAACTGTTACCGTAAATGTACAGGGAAATATTACTAACCGCCGCAACCTGCAAGCAGAATACTTTGAAGAAAATTTAGGAAATGGTGTGTCTTTGGAAATGGTGCAGATACCAGGGGGAACTTTTACAATGGGTTCACCACCAGAGGAAGCAGCGCGAGATGACGATGAAGGTCCCCAGCGTCAGGTAAGGGTTCCTGGTTTCTTCATGGGTAAATATGCAGTTACTCAGGCACAGTATCAAGCAATTATGGGGACAAATCCTGCTAACTTCAAGGGTGAGAAAAGACCTGTAGAAACAGTAAGTTGGGATGAGGCGGTAGAATTCTGTGAAAAATTGAGTCAGAAGACAGGAAAAACCTACAGGCTACCCAGCGAGGCTGAATGGGAATATGCTTGTCGTGCGGGAACAACGACACCGTTTTATTTTGGTGAAACGATTACCACAGATTTAGTTAATTACGACGGAAATTTTCCATACGCCTCAGCACCAAAAGGTGAATATCGTGAACAAACAACAAATGTAGGAAATTTTCCGCCAAACTCTTTCGGTTTATACGATATGCATGGTAATATATGGGAATGGTGTCAAGATATATATAATAGTAGCTACCAAGGCGCGCCCATAGACGGTACTCCGTGGTTGAATGGTAGCGATAATAACACAAAGCTGCTGCGTGGCGGTAGTTGGCTCGACCTCGCTAGGACTTGCCGTTCTGCCAATCGCTATTGGGTCGCGCGCGCGCTTCGTTACAACCGTGTTGGTTTTCGCGTGGTGGCTGTGGCTGTGGCGTGA
- a CDS encoding SUMF1/EgtB/PvdO family nonheme iron enzyme, giving the protein MRGGSWINNARNCRSANRNRNARANRNNNVGFRVVAVA; this is encoded by the coding sequence CTGCGTGGCGGTAGTTGGATCAACAACGCTAGGAATTGCCGTTCTGCCAATCGCAATAGGAACGCGCGCGCGAATCGTAACAACAATGTTGGTTTTCGCGTGGTGGCTGTGGCGTGA
- a CDS encoding four helix bundle protein: MSSLVYEKAYKFAIRIVKAYKYLTQDKKEFILSKQLIRSGTSIGANIAEANGGISVADFSAKISIAYKECLETKYWLSLLKDTGYIEEKAFNSIYTDADEIGKMLFSILKKTRLKNNFNTDN; the protein is encoded by the coding sequence ATGAGTAGTTTGGTATACGAAAAAGCATATAAATTTGCCATCAGAATAGTCAAAGCATATAAATATCTTACTCAAGACAAAAAAGAATTTATTTTGTCAAAGCAACTAATTAGAAGTGGTACATCAATAGGTGCAAATATTGCTGAAGCCAATGGAGGAATTTCGGTAGCAGACTTTTCTGCCAAAATATCCATTGCATACAAGGAATGTCTGGAAACCAAATATTGGCTTTCTCTCTTGAAAGATACAGGATATATTGAAGAAAAAGCCTTTAACAGCATTTACACAGACGCAGACGAAATAGGAAAGATGCTATTTTCAATCCTCAAAAAAACAAGACTCAAAAACAACTTCAACACTGATAACTGA
- a CDS encoding nucleotidyltransferase family protein, translating into MLEDEKTGLKQLLHEKREEILRIATQHGAYNLRLFGSVARGEETDASDIDFLVDYDLDKISPWFPGGLISDLENLLNRKVDVVTPKSLHDLIRDKVFHEAVYL; encoded by the coding sequence ATGTTAGAAGATGAAAAAACAGGCTTAAAACAATTGCTCCACGAAAAACGAGAAGAAATTTTGAGAATTGCGACTCAACATGGAGCTTATAACTTGCGGCTTTTTGGTAGTGTAGCAAGAGGCGAAGAAACAGACGCAAGTGATATTGATTTTTTAGTTGATTACGATTTAGATAAAATCTCTCCTTGGTTTCCAGGTGGTTTGATTTCAGATTTAGAAAATCTTTTGAATCGGAAAGTTGATGTTGTTACACCTAAATCATTACATGATTTAATTCGAGATAAAGTTTTTCATGAGGCTGTCTATCTATGA
- a CDS encoding DUF86 domain-containing protein — protein MKDSRVYLIHIRDCITRITQYTLDGKEVFYKDIKTQDAVLRNLQIMCESVQKLPPDWKNQYPEIEWNNIAGFRNRLTHEYLNVDLDIIWSVIENYLPDLEITVEAMAQKFWNL, from the coding sequence ATGAAAGATAGTCGGGTTTATTTGATTCATATTCGCGACTGCATTACCAGGATTACGCAATATACACTTGACGGTAAAGAAGTATTTTATAAAGATATAAAAACCCAAGATGCAGTGTTAAGGAATCTTCAAATAATGTGTGAGTCTGTACAAAAACTCCCACCAGATTGGAAAAATCAATATCCGGAAATCGAATGGAATAACATTGCTGGATTTCGGAATAGATTAACTCATGAATATTTGAATGTAGACCTTGATATTATTTGGAGTGTGATTGAAAATTATTTGCCAGATTTAGAAATAACAGTTGAAGCAATGGCACAAAAGTTTTGGAATCTTTAA
- a CDS encoding beta-ketoacyl-ACP synthase — translation MVVITGIGLVSALGTSLEDNWKNLIAGKSGIQWYQPFAELEAYPLGLIGKQPAELKSLTQMVVAAALTDAELVPPLPDCAVVIGSSRSHQGAWESLARQMYGNHHPQTALNTGDVVLENWLDFLPHTNAIASARQIGATGIVLAPMAACATGIWAIAQAALLIETGQCQRAIAGAVEAPITPLTLSGFQQMGALAKTGAYPFDLHREGLVLGEGAAVFVLESAELAQQRQAKIYGKILGFGLTADAYHGNVPEPNGKSAIAAIQQCLKRSSLTPADIDYIHAHGTATLLNDRVESKIIQNIFPQKVAISSTKGATGHTLGASGALGVAFSLLAMQQKILPPCVGLQTPEFDLNLVMATRESAVQRVLCLSFGFGGQNAAIALGKF, via the coding sequence ATGGTTGTTATCACTGGTATCGGTTTAGTCTCAGCTTTAGGCACAAGCTTAGAGGATAACTGGAAAAATTTAATCGCAGGTAAATCTGGTATTCAATGGTATCAACCATTTGCAGAACTGGAAGCATACCCTCTGGGTTTGATTGGTAAACAACCTGCTGAATTAAAAAGTTTGACTCAAATGGTTGTCGCTGCTGCATTAACAGACGCGGAATTAGTTCCACCTTTACCTGATTGTGCTGTGGTCATTGGCTCAAGTCGCAGTCACCAAGGCGCTTGGGAATCACTGGCGCGGCAGATGTATGGCAATCATCACCCCCAAACTGCTTTAAATACTGGGGATGTAGTCTTAGAGAATTGGTTGGATTTTTTACCTCATACTAATGCGATCGCCTCGGCTCGACAAATTGGTGCAACTGGTATAGTTTTAGCACCGATGGCTGCGTGTGCTACTGGTATTTGGGCGATCGCTCAAGCGGCTTTATTAATCGAAACTGGGCAATGTCAAAGAGCGATCGCCGGGGCTGTAGAAGCCCCCATTACACCCCTCACATTGTCAGGGTTTCAACAAATGGGCGCTTTGGCAAAAACAGGGGCTTATCCCTTTGATTTGCACCGAGAAGGCTTAGTATTAGGTGAAGGTGCGGCGGTGTTTGTCTTGGAATCGGCAGAATTAGCACAGCAGCGCCAAGCTAAAATTTATGGTAAGATTCTTGGCTTTGGCTTGACAGCAGACGCATATCATGGTAATGTTCCAGAACCAAATGGGAAAAGTGCGATCGCAGCGATTCAGCAATGTTTAAAACGCAGTTCCCTCACCCCAGCCGATATTGATTACATTCACGCTCATGGTACAGCCACTCTCCTAAATGACAGAGTAGAGAGTAAAATTATACAGAATATATTTCCCCAGAAAGTAGCAATAAGTTCCACCAAAGGGGCTACAGGTCATACATTAGGAGCATCAGGAGCTTTAGGTGTGGCATTTTCGCTTTTAGCCATGCAGCAAAAAATATTACCACCTTGCGTAGGATTGCAAACACCGGAATTTGATTTAAATCTGGTAATGGCGACGCGTGAAAGTGCAGTGCAGAGAGTGTTATGTTTGAGCTTTGGCTTTGGTGGTCAAAATGCTGCGATCGCCTTGGGTAAATTTTAG
- a CDS encoding peptidylprolyl isomerase: MRLKISQFLVVFLIVGALTLGGCSGQDVTSDPASPTSTAGETQTTTNTEATSVSETINESVPGMKDLPRLEGKATVVMTVNGSPVTIEVDGTNAPITAGNFVDLVQKGVYDGLVFHRVVRDPQPFVAQGGDPQGKDPSFPENRLGTGGYVDPKTGTERRIPLEIKPKGEEKPIYGKTLESARVSKPPQLQHKLGAVAMARSQMPDSASSQFYFALADLAFLDGSYAVFGNVTEGFDVVNKIQQGDRIESAKVTQGAENLKTPE, translated from the coding sequence ATGCGGTTAAAAATTTCACAATTTCTGGTTGTATTTTTGATAGTCGGTGCTTTGACTTTGGGAGGATGTTCAGGACAGGATGTGACTTCTGATCCCGCTTCTCCCACCTCTACAGCAGGTGAGACACAAACTACGACAAACACGGAAGCAACATCTGTATCTGAAACTATAAATGAGAGTGTTCCTGGAATGAAAGATTTACCACGGCTCGAAGGTAAGGCTACTGTGGTGATGACGGTTAACGGTTCGCCGGTTACTATCGAGGTAGACGGTACCAATGCCCCAATTACAGCTGGTAACTTCGTCGATTTAGTCCAAAAAGGTGTGTACGATGGTTTAGTTTTCCATCGTGTTGTCCGCGATCCCCAACCTTTTGTAGCTCAAGGGGGCGATCCTCAAGGTAAAGACCCAAGTTTTCCAGAAAATAGACTGGGAACAGGTGGTTACGTTGATCCTAAAACTGGGACGGAACGCCGGATACCTTTAGAAATTAAGCCGAAAGGCGAAGAAAAGCCCATTTATGGCAAGACTTTAGAATCGGCTCGTGTGAGTAAGCCACCTCAGTTACAGCATAAACTGGGTGCGGTAGCTATGGCGCGATCGCAAATGCCAGATTCAGCTTCTTCACAGTTTTACTTTGCTTTAGCTGATTTAGCTTTCCTGGATGGTAGCTATGCAGTGTTCGGTAATGTTACCGAAGGCTTTGATGTAGTTAATAAAATTCAGCAAGGCGATCGCATTGAATCAGCTAAAGTTACTCAAGGCGCAGAAAATCTCAAAACTCCTGAGTAA
- a CDS encoding photosystem I assembly protein Ycf4, which yields MTASTTINKGDSPNGDRKPSSILHQDVLGSRRFSNYWWATIVTLGATGFFLAGISSYTKVNFLLVTDATQLIFVPQGLVMGLYGTAGLLLASYLWLVILWDVGGGYNDFNQETGRIKIFRWGFPGKNRRIEIDSYTQDVQSIRIDIKEGLNPRRALYLRVKGRRDIPLTRVGQPLSLADLETTGAELARFLGVPLEGL from the coding sequence ATGACGGCATCAACAACAATCAACAAAGGTGATTCGCCCAATGGCGATCGCAAACCCTCAAGTATCCTGCATCAAGATGTTCTGGGTTCTCGTCGGTTTAGTAACTACTGGTGGGCAACTATCGTCACATTAGGAGCCACAGGCTTCTTTTTGGCTGGAATATCTAGTTACACGAAAGTAAATTTCCTGCTAGTGACCGATGCAACTCAACTGATATTCGTACCCCAAGGGCTAGTTATGGGGTTATACGGCACTGCGGGCTTACTTTTAGCCTCATATCTATGGCTAGTAATTTTATGGGATGTTGGAGGCGGCTACAACGACTTCAATCAGGAAACTGGGCGCATAAAAATTTTTCGTTGGGGATTTCCCGGCAAAAATCGACGCATTGAAATCGACAGCTATACTCAAGACGTGCAGTCTATACGAATAGACATCAAAGAAGGTCTTAATCCCCGTCGCGCCCTGTACCTACGCGTTAAGGGTCGGCGAGACATACCTTTAACACGGGTAGGTCAACCCTTATCTTTAGCAGATTTAGAAACTACAGGCGCAGAATTAGCCCGCTTTTTGGGAGTACCTCTGGAAGGACTTTGA